A segment of the Allosaccharopolyspora coralli genome:
CTGATGTCGCGATCGGAGCGTCATCGCTGGTGACGGCGGCCTCGTTCGAGGGGTAGACCGTGTGCATCGATCGTGAACCCAGTGGCGAGGACCAGGAATCGTGCGGCGGTGGAAGCGAACCCTGAGCTGGCGGCGTCGGCGCGCGCTGCGCTCGGCGCGGATGCTGGACGAGATGGTCGACGCCCAGGTGGCGACGGTTCCGCTGCTGCCCGAGGACGTGCGTCCCCGGGCGGTCGAACAGTTGGCGCAGCTGGTGCTGTTGGCTCAGGTGTACCGGCGTTTCGCGGCGGGATGGATCGCTCAGCTTGACGACCGGTCCGGTGTTCGGCGAGCGACTCACCGCGCGTAGGTAACCGCTCGGCGATCACCCGAGGATTCCGTATCGTGGAATAGTCGGGGCTTCTCGGGCGAGGAATTCGGTCGGACCGAAATCGCGGCGGGGTTCGCCGAGTGAGGCGAACCCCGCCGCGATTTCACGACGTCGGCTTACCGAGCCGCAGCGCGAGTCCGAGTCCGAGCAGGACGAGCACCCCGGCACCTGCGACCCACGGCCACACCGGTGCACCGGAGTCGGCCGCGGCGTCGTCCGGGTTCGTCGGCTGCTCGGCTCCCGCCGGAGCCGGAACCGGCGAGCCGTTGCCCGGCTGGGTGAGCTCGAAAGTCACCTTTCCGGGGACCGGGTGGCCGTCGGCGGACAGGATCCGATAGCCGACGGTGTAGGTGCCCGCAGGTCCGAGCTCTCCCACGGGCGCGGTCACGGACGATCCTTCGACCTGCGGTTCCGCGTCGATCCAGTGCGCCCCGTCCGGGCCGACCATGGTCACGGTGTTGAAGCCCACGCGGACCGGCTGGTCGAACGTGAGCCGCACCTGCCCGGGAGCGGTGTCGAGGCGCGCCCCCTCGCCGGGGTCACTACCGACGAGCGTGTTGTGCGCGAGGGCGGTCGCCGCGCCCGGGCCGAGCACTGCGGCCAGGACCAGCGCGAGCAGCGGGACGACGCGCCTCACTGTGCGCCCGTCCCGTTCCGACCGGCCTTCCTGCTGCGCAGGACGGCACCGCCGCCGAGCCCGAGTCCGAGCGCGCCGACGACCAGTCCGGCACCGCCGAGCCACCGGGCGGTGCTGTCGGAACCGGCGGAGGCGGCTTCGGCGTCACCGTGCTGCCCGGCCCCGGAGCCGGAGCCGTGGTGACCGCTGCCGTCGCCGGGCGTGAGCGTGAGTGTCGGCGCCGGTTTGGCGGGCTCCTGCCCACCGGCCGGTGTGGGCTGGTCCCAGCGCACGACCTCGCCGCTGTCGTAGGTCTGCTCGGCGGCCATCACGAAGGTGTCCGCGTCGGTGGGGAGGTCGCCGATCCGGAGGTCGAACTCCTGGAACTGGTCGGGTCCGATCCGGTTGCCGGGTGTGGCGGTCCAGGTGACGCTGCGCACCGTCTCGGTGAGCCGTTGTCCCTGGTAGTCGACCGGCTCGGGCAGCTTCTCGGAGTTCACCGAGATGTCCCAGCCGGGCACGGGAGAGGTGGAGACCGTGCTGATCGGCTGGTCGGCGGGCAGCCGCAGGGTGACCTTCGTGGTGCCCGCCTGGGGGCGTTCGTTGGGGACGCGGAGCGCGAAGGTCGCGCTGGAGCCCTGGGTGGCGGTGTCGGGATTCGCCGTGACATGGGCCGAGGCGGTCCCGGCGCCGAGCAGCGCGGTGAGTCCGGCGGCGGCCGCCACGGCGGCGGTCCGCGCGAGGGAGCGAGGCATCGATTCTTCTCCTGGAGTGGTCCGTGCGGTGTCCGGACAGGGATCGCTGTCCAACATCGAACGGATGACGAAAGGGAAACGAGTGACCGGAGTGGTTCCGTCGCTCGCGAAATGATCAGTCGGAGAAGACCGGCGGCCCGCGGAGTCCGTGAATCCGTCGCACCGTCAATTGTGCGCGCGTACGTAACGTGACCGGAGTCGGACAAATCACGCGCAGTGGGGCGAGGAATGGGAAACGGTCCGGTTTGCGAGGAAGGATCCGATTCCAGAGGGCTGTCAGCAGAAATACGGCCGCTTCCGCGCGTCCCAGCAGCAGCCCCGTCCCGGCCACCGCGAGAACGTGTGCCGCGATCATCGTCGCCGGGTCGAACGAGGGGCCGATCGCGTGGGCTTGTCCCTGGTGAGACCCCGCGAGTTGGAGAAACAGGTGAAGTGCGAACTGGCTCAGCGACAGGGCCCCTACAATGGCCCAGGGCCCTCGCCGACGGTCGGCGAGTCCCACACCGGCACCGGCGAGTAATGCCGTGACCGCGACTGTGGTGCCCGGATCGGGTAACGCCCCGCCAGCTGCGGCGTGACCCGCTACGGACAGTGACGCCGCGGTGGTGGCCAGACCGACTCCCCGCACGACGCGCAGAGCGCCGCGGGTGGGAGTGGTCCGGGTGGTCACAGCCACCGAGTCTAGGTGTCGGTTCGGGCACGTCGGACCGAGGTGTACTTGCCTTGATTCGCGTGAAGGGTCACGGTTTACGAGTCGCACACGGTCGAGGCGTCACGCGGGGTGCGTGACAGCGGAGGAAAAGCTTCCGGCCGTGGTGACTGAAGACGGAGAGGAGGGGGCGTCGATTTTTTCGGCGCCGGAACCTGTGTCGACCGATACATCGCAGCAGAACAGCGGTGGCCCGGATCCGGGTCATCAACTCACAGAGCCGGAAGGCAAGGCTTTCGCGGGCAAGTCTTCCACGGACTGGATCGTTTTCGGCGTCACCGCGGCGATCATGTTCGTCATCGTCGCCTGGGGTGCGCTCGGGACGCAGTCGCTAACCGACGGCTCGTCGGCCGCACTGACCTGGCTCGTCACGAACGCGGGGTGGGGTTTCGTCCTCGCCGCGACCGGATTCGTGGTCTTCGCGCTCTACCTGGCGTTCAGCCGTTACGGCAAGATCCCGCTCGGCGAGGACGGCGAGAAGCCGGAGTTCCGGACGGTGTCCTGGATCGCCATGATGTTCAGCGCCGGTATGGGTATCGGGCTGATGTTCTTCGGCGTGAGCGAGCCGCTGTCGCACTTCGTGGACCCGCCGCCCGGCACGGTGCCGGGTGAGTCCGAGAAGGCCGTGGAGACGGCGATGGCGACGTCGCTGTTCCACTGGACGCTGCACCCGTGGGCCATCTACGCCGTGGTGGGTCTCGCGATCGCCTACGGCAGCTTCCGCATGGGGCGCAAGCAGCTGATCAGCGCGGTGTTCCTGCCGCTGATCGGCAAGCGCAACGCCGAGGGTCCGCTCGGCAAGATGATCGACATCCTGGCGCTGTTCGCCACCCTGTTCGGGTCGGCCGCGTCGCTGGGTATCGGCACCCTGCAGATCAAGACCGGCATGGAGGAAGCAGGCTGGATCGGCGGCGCCGGCATCGCCCTGCTCGTCGGGATCATCGTCGTGCTGACGATCTGCTTCATCCTGTCCGCGGTCTCGGGCGTCGCGCGGGGCATCCAGTACCTGTCGAACATCAACATGGTGCTGGCGGCCGTGCTGGCGATCTTCATCTTCGTCGTCGGCCCGACGGTGTTCATCCTGAACCTGGTGCCGACCGCCATCGGCGACTACCTGCGTGACTTCGGCGAGATGGCCTCGCGTTCCGGTGCGACCGGTGGCGACGAGATGGACACCTGGCTGCAGAGCTGGACCATCTTCTACTGGGCCTGGTGGATCTCCTGGACGCCGTTCGTCGGCATGTTCATCGCCCGGATCAGCCGGGGCCGCACCATCCGCCAGTTCGTCGGTGGTGTGCTGCTGGTGCCCAGCGTCGTGAGCCTCGTGTGGTTCGCGATCTTCGGCGGCGCGGCCATCAACAGCCAGCAGGCGGGGCAGAACCCGTACGGCACGGGCGAGGCGGAGGCGCAGACCTTCACCCTCCTGGAGAATCTGCCGCTGACCACGATCACCTCCGTGATCGTCATGATCCTCGTGGCGATCTTCTTCGTGTCCGGTGCGGACGCGGCGTCGGTGGTCATGGGCACGCTCTCGCAGCGCGGTTCGATCGAGCCCGCTCGGTGGATCGTCATCTTCTGGGGTGCCGCCACCGGTGCCGTGGCCGCCGTCATGCTCGTGATCGGCGGGGGCGGTGAGGACGCCTTGTCCGGTGTCTAGAACCTGACGTTCCTCGGGGCACTACCGTTCGCGATCGTCATGGTGATCATGTGCTTCGCGCTCATGAAGGACCTGCGCAACGACCCGATCACCCTCCGGGAGGAGAAGGGGTACGAGGTCCTGGAGCAGGCCGTCATCACCGGTGTCGAGGAGCACGAGGGCGACTTCCAGCTGGAGGTCACCCCCGCCGAGTCGACCGACGACGAGGACGCCTCGCCGAACGGGCAGGTCGAAGCCCAGGTCACCGAGAACGGGCAGGTCGTCGAGGAAGCCCAGGTCACCGGCAACGGTCAGGCCGGTGCGACCGCCGCGTCCCGGTCCACGGACGGGAACCAGTAATCGGTGACCTTCGCGGATTATGTTGCCGATCGCTGGCAACAACTGCTGGTCGACTCGTACCAGCACGTCAGCATGGTGGTGCAGTGCGTCGTGCTGGCAACCGTCGTCGGCGTCCTGGTCGGGGTTGCGGTGTACCGCAGCCCCGCCGGGTCGTCGGTGGCGACCGCTCTGTCCAGCGCGGTTCTGACGGTGCCCTCGTACGCCCTGTTCGGGTTGCTCATCCCGCTGCTCGGGCTCGGCGTGGCGCCGTCGGTGGTCACGCTGGTGTTGTACGCGTTGCTGCCCATCGTGCGGAACACCATCGTCGGGTTGTCCACGGTCGACCAGCCGGTGGTGGACGCGGCGCGTGGGATCGGCATGAGCCGGTGGAGCGTGCTGAGGCGGGTGGAGCTGCGGCTCGCGTGGCCCGCGATTCTCACCGGCATGCGGGTGAGCACCCAGATGCTGATGGGGATCGCCGCGATCGCCGCGTACGCCAAGGGTCCCGGACTGGGTAACCTGATCTTCAGCGGGCTCTCCGGGCTCGGCGGGGCCAACGCGGTGAACATGGCGCTGGCGGGAACGCTCGGCGTCATCATTCTGGCTTTGGTGCTCGACGCGCTGTTCGTGCTGGTCGGGCGCTGGAGCACGTCGAGAGGGATCCGTGGCTGACATCGAGATGGCGTCCGGGCCGAGCAGCGGTCACGGGGTGGAGATCCACCTCGACGAAGTGTCGAAGCGCTATCCCGGGCAGCGGGAGTCCGCGGTCGAGTCGGTGACGATGACGATCCCCGCCGGGGAGACGGTGGTGCTCGTCGGCCCCTCCGGTTCGGGCAAGACCACCACCATGCGGATGATCAACCGGCTCATCGAGCCGACGTCCGGGACGATCACCATCGCCGGTCAGGACGTGCTCGGGCTGGATCCGGACAAGCTGCGTCGCGAGATCGGCTACTCCATCCAGCAGGCCGGATTGTTCCCGCACATGACGGTCGGCGAGAACGTCGGCATGGTGCCGTCGCTGGTCGGCTGGACGAAGACGCGGGTCGCCGAGCGCGTCGACGAGATGCTGGACTTGGTCGGCCTGGAGCCCGGGCAGTACCGGAGCCGGTATCCGCGCCAGCTCTCCGGTGGCCAGCAGCAGCGGGTGGGAGTGGCGCGGGCGTTGGCGGCGAACCCGCCGGTGCTGCTCATGGACGAGCCGTTCGGTGCCGTCGACCCGATCACGCGCGGTGTACTGCAGGACGAACTGATGCGGCTGCAGGCCGATCTCGGCAAGACGATCGTGTTCGTCACCCACGACTTCGACGAGGCCGTCAAACTCGGGGACCGTATCGCGGTGCTCGGCGACCGGTCCCGGATCCTGCAGTACGACACGCCGGACGCCATCCTCGCGAACCCCGCCGACGACACGGTCGCGGGTTTCGTCGGTGCGGGCGCGGCGCTCAAGCAGCTCACGTTGCGCCGGGTCCGGGAGATCGAGCTCGGTGCGGTCCCGACGGCGAGCGCGGACGACTCGCCTGCGGCCTTCCGCGACCGCATCGGTTCGCGCCGGGGCGCGATCGGGCTCGTGCTGGATCACAGGCAGCGACCGCTGCGGTGGACGACGGCCCGCGAAGCGGGTGCGGTGTCGTCCTTGGCGCGGGCGGGCAGGCCGGTGGAGGACAGTGTCTCCCAGGCCTCGACGCTGCAGGACGCGCTGGAGGCGATCCTCACCGACGACGACGGCGTCGCCGTGGTCACCGGCTCACGCGGGGAGTACGTCGGTGTGGTCGACATCGACACCGTCATGAACACCATCAAGTCGTTGCGTGAGGAGCACGCCGACGAGGCCGGCGGACGTGTGACTCCCGCCGGGAACTCGGCATGAGCGGCTACGCCTCCGAATCCGGTCTCAGCGGCGCCGAACGGCTCCGGCTCCTCGGCCAACCGTTCGTCGTCGTGCTGCTGGTCGCGGGGGTCGTGCTGTGGGCGCTGCTCGGTGACGTCGACGAGGTCACCGCGCGCAGCCTGAACCTCCCGACGATCCTGTCGTTGACCTGGCAGCATTTTCTGATCAGCGCGACGGTCACCGCGATCGTCGTGCTCGTGTCGGTTCCACTCGGCGTGCTGTTGAGCAGGCCGTGGGCGAAACCGGTCGCGCCGCTCGTGCTGGGGCTGGCCAACGTCGGGCAGGCCGCGCCGGCGGTGGGACTGCTCGTGTTGTTCTTCCTGCTCGTGGGCGGAACGACCGGGTTCTGGATCGCGGTGTTGCCGATCGCGGTGTACACCCTGTTGCCGGTTCTGCGGAACACGATCGTCGGCCTGCAGCAGGTCGATCCGTCCCTTGTGGACGCCGGTCGTGGAATCGGGATGTCCGCGACGAAAGTGCTGCTGCGCATCGAGCTTCCGCTGTCCGTCCCGTACATCCTCGCGGGCCTGCGCACCGCCCTGGTGCTGGCCGTCGGGACCGCGACGCTCGCGCTGTTCGTGGGCGCAGGCGGTCTCGGCGAGTTGATCGACGCCGGGTACAAGCTGTCCAACACGATGGTGCTCAGCGTCGGGGCGATCCTCGCGATGGCGCTGGCCCTGCTGGTCGACTGGGCCGGGGCGATCGCCGAGCAGTACCTGTCGCCGAAGGGGCTGCGATGACTCCGCGTCTGTCCCGTCGTGCGTTCCTCGCCGGTGCGGTGGCCGCGACCGCCACCGGACTCACCGGGTGCGGGCTCAGTTCCGGTTCGGCCGTGCCGTTGCCGGTGGCACCCGGCTCGATCCGGCCGGTGCCGGAGCTGCGGGGTGTCACGCTCACGGTCGGCTCGAAGGAGTTCACCGAGCAGAAGCTACTCGGCTACATCGCCGAGTTCGCGTTGGTGGCCGCCGGGGCGAACGTCCGCGACCTGACGAACATCACCGGCTCGACCAGTGTCCGGATGGCGATGGTCGGCGGCCAGATCGACCTCCTCTACGAGTACACCGGCTCGTCGTGGATCAGCTACAACGGCATGACCGAGGTGATTCCGGACCCGGTCGCGCAGTTCGAGGCGGTCAAGAAGCTCGACGAGCAGCGCAACGGCATCACGTGGACGGCGTTGTCGACGGGAACGGACAACACCTACGCGTTCGCCCTCAACCGGGAAACCGCACGCAGGCTCGACGTCTCGACGCTCTCCGACATGGCACGCGTCGTCCGGGAGCAGCCGCAAGAGGCGACGTTCTGTGTGGAGAGCGAGTTCGCCAGCCGCAACGACGGGATGCCGGGTGTGGCGGAGGCCTACGGCTTCGACCTGGGGAACGCGTCGTTGACGAACCTCAGCAGCGGCACGATCTACACCGCCACGGCGGCGGGCACCACATGCAACTTCGGCGAGGTGTACGCGACCGACGGCCGGATCCGGGCACTGGACCTGGTGGTGTTGGCCGACGACCGGAACTTCTTCCCCCGCTACAACCTCGGCATGACCCTGCCGGTCGACCTTTTCGAGCGGTATCCGCAGATCGGCGACGTGTTCCGCCCGGTCTCGAACCGGTTGAACAACGACGAGCTGATGCGGATGAACGCCGCCGTCGACGTAGACGGCGGCGACCCCGCCGACGTCGCCCGTGACTGGATGGTGGACCAAGGCTTCGTCACCCTCCCCGACGGACCCGACTCAGAGGGAAGCACAGGGTGA
Coding sequences within it:
- a CDS encoding ABC transporter permease, whose amino-acid sequence is MSGYASESGLSGAERLRLLGQPFVVVLLVAGVVLWALLGDVDEVTARSLNLPTILSLTWQHFLISATVTAIVVLVSVPLGVLLSRPWAKPVAPLVLGLANVGQAAPAVGLLVLFFLLVGGTTGFWIAVLPIAVYTLLPVLRNTIVGLQQVDPSLVDAGRGIGMSATKVLLRIELPLSVPYILAGLRTALVLAVGTATLALFVGAGGLGELIDAGYKLSNTMVLSVGAILAMALALLVDWAGAIAEQYLSPKGLR
- a CDS encoding copper resistance CopC family protein, encoding MRRVVPLLALVLAAVLGPGAATALAHNTLVGSDPGEGARLDTAPGQVRLTFDQPVRVGFNTVTMVGPDGAHWIDAEPQVEGSSVTAPVGELGPAGTYTVGYRILSADGHPVPGKVTFELTQPGNGSPVPAPAGAEQPTNPDDAAADSGAPVWPWVAGAGVLVLLGLGLALRLGKPTS
- a CDS encoding ABC transporter ATP-binding protein produces the protein MASGPSSGHGVEIHLDEVSKRYPGQRESAVESVTMTIPAGETVVLVGPSGSGKTTTMRMINRLIEPTSGTITIAGQDVLGLDPDKLRREIGYSIQQAGLFPHMTVGENVGMVPSLVGWTKTRVAERVDEMLDLVGLEPGQYRSRYPRQLSGGQQQRVGVARALAANPPVLLMDEPFGAVDPITRGVLQDELMRLQADLGKTIVFVTHDFDEAVKLGDRIAVLGDRSRILQYDTPDAILANPADDTVAGFVGAGAALKQLTLRRVREIELGAVPTASADDSPAAFRDRIGSRRGAIGLVLDHRQRPLRWTTAREAGAVSSLARAGRPVEDSVSQASTLQDALEAILTDDDGVAVVTGSRGEYVGVVDIDTVMNTIKSLREEHADEAGGRVTPAGNSA
- a CDS encoding glycine betaine ABC transporter substrate-binding protein, with amino-acid sequence MTPRLSRRAFLAGAVAATATGLTGCGLSSGSAVPLPVAPGSIRPVPELRGVTLTVGSKEFTEQKLLGYIAEFALVAAGANVRDLTNITGSTSVRMAMVGGQIDLLYEYTGSSWISYNGMTEVIPDPVAQFEAVKKLDEQRNGITWTALSTGTDNTYAFALNRETARRLDVSTLSDMARVVREQPQEATFCVESEFASRNDGMPGVAEAYGFDLGNASLTNLSSGTIYTATAAGTTCNFGEVYATDGRIRALDLVVLADDRNFFPRYNLGMTLPVDLFERYPQIGDVFRPVSNRLNNDELMRMNAAVDVDGGDPADVARDWMVDQGFVTLPDGPDSEGSTG
- a CDS encoding YcnI family copper-binding membrane protein produces the protein MPRSLARTAAVAAAAGLTALLGAGTASAHVTANPDTATQGSSATFALRVPNERPQAGTTKVTLRLPADQPISTVSTSPVPGWDISVNSEKLPEPVDYQGQRLTETVRSVTWTATPGNRIGPDQFQEFDLRIGDLPTDADTFVMAAEQTYDSGEVVRWDQPTPAGGQEPAKPAPTLTLTPGDGSGHHGSGSGAGQHGDAEAASAGSDSTARWLGGAGLVVGALGLGLGGGAVLRSRKAGRNGTGAQ
- a CDS encoding ABC transporter permease — encoded protein: MTFADYVADRWQQLLVDSYQHVSMVVQCVVLATVVGVLVGVAVYRSPAGSSVATALSSAVLTVPSYALFGLLIPLLGLGVAPSVVTLVLYALLPIVRNTIVGLSTVDQPVVDAARGIGMSRWSVLRRVELRLAWPAILTGMRVSTQMLMGIAAIAAYAKGPGLGNLIFSGLSGLGGANAVNMALAGTLGVIILALVLDALFVLVGRWSTSRGIRG